TCTATCGCCTAAACAAATAGCGCCTTACCTTGAGCTGACCTATATCTATTTGGCCGAGCGTAAACCCGAACAGGCCATCGAGGTTTTAAAGAAAGCCGAGAACCTGAAGGTTAAATTGGATAAGGTTTATCTTCTTTTCGGTCTGGTCTACGAGCTGATGGGGCAGGAGCAGAATGCCGTTACCTGGCTGAAAAAAGCTCTCGATATAAGTCAGAATAACGATTATCTGTATTTTAGGCTGGGAGCCCTTTATGACCGGATGGGAAAGAAAAGTGAGGCAGGAAACCAATTCAAGAAAGCCATTGAACTTAATCCCCGGAATGCCGAGGCTTATAATTATTTAGGTTATATGTATGCCGAGGCGGGTATAAACCTGGACGAGGCAGTTGAGTTAATAAAAAAGGCCTTGGAGATTGATCCGGATAGCGGAGCTTATGTAGATTCTCTGGGTTGGGCCTATTATAAGAAAGGCATGTTTGATCAGGCGCTGGTGCAGTTGGAGCGGGCAGTAAGCTTGCTGGGAAGTGATCCGGTAGTGCGTGATCATCTGGGGGATGTGTATTATCAAAAAGGTTTTAATGACCAGGCTGAAGCCCAATGGGAGAAGTCGCTGGAGCTTAAGCCGGATCAGGAGAGCGTTGAAAGTAAACTTAAAAAACTATTAAGCAACACAAATGATCACAGAAAGAATAAGCAATAATATGGGCTTTGAGCTTTGAGCTATGAGCTGATCTGTGATTTGGAAAGGAATGAGGATGTCTTATCCCGATAAACAGATCAAAGAATTAGAACAAAAAGCCAGGAAGATCAGACGGATGATTATTCAAATGATAACCCGGGCTGGAAGCGGTCATCCCGGCGGTTCTTTGTCTTCAACAGACCTTATAACCTGCCTTTATTTTGCTGAACTTCGGCATAAACCCGAAACCCCCAAATGGCCGGATCGGGACAGGTTTCATATGTCAAAAGGACACTGCTGTCCTTTATGGTATGCGGTATTGGCAGAAAGCGGTTATTTTAAGGTGGATGAGTTGCGGAACTTGAGAAAGCTGGGCAGTATTTTACAGGGCCACCCTGACTGGAGGACGCCGGGAGTGAACGTAGCCAGCGGGTCATTGGGCCAGGGCCTTTCGGTTACCTTAGGTATGAGCCTGGCCGGGAAGCTGGACAAAAGGGATTATCGCGTTTATTGCCTGCTTGGCGATGGAGAAATTCAGGAGGGCCAGATCTGGGAAGCGGCGATGGCTGCCAGCCATTACAAATGCGGCAATCTTTGCGCTATCTTGGATTATAATGGTTATCAGATAGACGGTAAGATTAGCGAAATAATGAACCTGGAGCCTTTGGCTGGTAAATGGCAGGCCTTTGGCTGGAACACTATTGAAATAAACGGCCATGATATAAGCCAGATCCTGCAGGCATTTGGCCAGGCCAAAGACATGAAAAGCAAGCCTTCGATTATAATTGCCCGGACAATAAAAGGTAAAGGCGTGTCTTTTATGGAAAACGTGGTTGATTTTCACGGACGCGCTCCTACTGCTGAAGAAGGGGAAAAAGCTCTTAAAGAGCTGGCATAAATAAATTGCTAAATGGTTAAAAGGAGATCAGGATGTCAGAGAAGATGATGGCCAGAGATGTTTATGGCGAGACACTTGTGGAACTGGGACGTAAGAACAAAGATATAGTGGTTCTTGATGCTGATTTGTCCGGTTCTACCAGAACAGTTAAATTTGGTAAGGCTTTTCCCGAGCGGTTCTTTAATATTGGAGTTGCTGAGCAGAATCTTATCGGCGTGGCCGGAGGGTTGGCCAGCTGCAACAAAACAGTCTTTGCCAGCACCTTTGCCATATTTGCCAGCGGAAGGGCCTGGGACCAGGTGCGAAATACTATTGTTTATAACAAATTAAATGTCAAGATAGTAGCCAGCCACGCCGGAATTACAGTAGGGCCTGACGGAGCCAGCCATCAGGCTGTGGAAGATATAGCTCTGTTCAGGGTCCTGCCGGAGATGGTTATTATGGTGCCCTGCGACGGGCCGCAGACTAGGGATATTATCCGGCTGGCTGCCGGGTATAAAGGCCCGGTTTACGTCAGGATGGGAAGGGCCAAGATTCCTACTATCGAGAATAAACCAAAGTTTGAAATGGGTAAAGCCCAGATTCTGCGCCAGGGCAGGGATGTCTCGATTATCGCCTGCGGAATAATGGTCAAAAATGCTTTGGACGCTGCCGGGATTTTAGCTCAAGAAAATAAACAGGCCCGGGTTGTCAATATGCATACCATTAAGCCGATAGATAGGCAGGCAATTATTGACTGCGCTAAACAGACGAAGGGGATTGTGGTCTGCGAAGAGCATATGATCAACGGTGGGTTGGCCGGTGCGGTTAGCGAGGTTTCCTCCGAAAGTGCGCCTGTCCCCATACAGAGAATTGGAATAAAGAATAGATTTGGTCAATCCGGCAGTCCTGATGAACTGCTCAAGAAATATAATCTGACAGCCGGGGATATTGTTGAGGCCTGCCGTAAACTGATGCAATAGATATAATGGATAGATTGATCCTGGATTCTCCTGCCAAAATAAACCTATATCTCAGGGTTCTCAATAAAAGAGAAGACGGTTATCATCAGGTTGAAACGCTTATCCAGGCTGTAGATCTCTGTGATAGATTGACCTTAACAAAATCCGCCGGCAATATCAGCGTTTCCTCTGATAGTCCGGATTTGCCCCTTGCCAGGGATAACCTGGCTTATAAAGCCGCTGATTTGTTAGTTAAAGAGTTGGCAATAAATAAAGGAGTCCGGATTTTTATCGAAAAAAAGATCCCGGTTGCCGCCGGCCTGGGAGGCGGCTCGAGTGATGCCGCCTCAGTGCTGTTAGGTTTAAATCAACTCTGGGATCTGAAGCTGGACAGTGAGGTCCTGATGGAATTTGGCAGGAAACTGGGGACAGACGTCCCCTTTTTTATTTCCCGGCACCAGACAGCTTTGGCCTTTGGCAGGGGAGACCGGATATTTCCTTCGGTGACAGACAAAATTAAGTGGTATTGCCTGATTATGCCTCCGGGGAAACTTTCTACTAAGAAAATATACGGCAAACTGGATTTTCTCAGAAAGAGGGACGCTAATTTGACTTTTAAATCCGGCGATGTTAAAATGCTAATCCCGCATAATGACCTTGCCCAAGCCGTAATAGAAGAACTGCCGGTTGTCGGTGAAATTATTGATCTTATGGGGTCTATGGGGTTTAAAGCCATGGTCTCCGGAAGTGGACCCGCAGTTTATGTGCTGGCTTCAGACAGAAAGGAGGCGATAAAGACAGCGCAGCAAATTGCAGCACAGAACAGGTGGACAACTTATGTAATCCAAACTTACAACAGGAGGAAGCAAAGTGGAAATAACAGAGGTTAGGGTATCTTTGCGAGAAGGAGAAAATAAAAAACTGAAGGCTTTTGCAACTGTCACATTTGATAACTGTTTTGTAGTCAGGGATATTAAGGTTATCGAAGGAAACAAGGGCCTGTTCGTGGCTATGCCTTCCAAAAAGCAAAAGGATGCTTGTCCCAAGTGCGGGTATAAGAATGTGATTAGGAGTAAATTCTGCAACCAGTGCGCAGCAGGCCTGGAGAATTTTTCCAAGCCTCCTTTCGCGGATGCAAACGAGCGGCAGACGGAGCACAGGGACATAGCGCATCCAATTACTTTGGAATTCCGGGAGACTATCCAGAAAAAAGTAATCGATGCGTATCAGGCTAAAAAGTCGAATTTGTCTCAACCATTTTCGTCTACCGATAGCCAGGATAAAAACCCAAACGGATCTTAAACCACCCTTAGTAAGGTATAAAAAACAGATGGCGGATCGTATAGGGGTAGTACAGCGGCCTTTGGAGCCGTTAGCGGAAGTTCGAATCTTCCTCCGCCAGCCAATGTTTCACCGTCATTGCGAGGCGCCGAAGGCGCCGAAGCAATCCCCTTGCGGGGAGGCTTCGCACTCTCGAAAACAGAGATTGCTTTGCTCCCCCCGAAACTCCGGGGTCGCCCGCAATGACGATGAAAAACGACTATTAAAACCATGAAGAATACGATCGCCGTAATATTAGCCGCTGGTAAAGGCACGAGAATGAAGTCCCGTTGGCCCAAGGTCTTGCATGGCCTATGCGGCCAGCCGATAATAGACTACTCACTGGACACCTTAAAATCCCTGGGGATAAAAAAGGTTATAGTGGTAGCCGGGCACCAATATGATTTAATCGCCGGCTATCTTAAGGGAAGAGCGGTTTTGGTAAAACAAAAACAACTCTTGGGAACAGCCGATGCGCTTCTGCGGGTACAGGATAAAATTACCGGATTCAAGGGAAATTTATTGGTTTTATGCGCCGATGCGCCGCTTATCACCCCTGGAATTATAAAAAAGCTAATTGGTAAGTTTAAAATTTCGCAGGCAGATTGTGTATTACTAACTACTATTTTAAAAAAATGCGGTGGATATGGCAGAGTTGTAAGAAACGACAAAGGCTGTATAATGAAAATAGTGGAACATAAAGACGCTACCCCTCCTGAGCGGAGGAAACATGAAATAAATTCAGGGCTTTATCTCTTTAACAGTAAACACGTTTTTAGACTGCTGAAAAAGATTACTCCCCGGAATAAAAAAGGGGAATATTATCTGACCGATATCATTTCTTTATTCGTTAGCCAAGGTTTGAAGGTAAAATCCGTAATAAGCCCTAAACCAACGGAGGTGTTGGGTATAAACTCTAAAAGCGAATTGGCCCGGGCAGAACAGGTACTCAGGCGGAGGATACTGGATCAGCTTATGAATAAAGGTGTTACTGTTCTGGATCCGAAAACTACCTATATAGGAAGCAGGGTTAAGATGGGCCGGGATGGTATTATTTATCCCTGCACGTTTATTGAGGGAGAGATAACAATAGGCAGGGACTGTCGGATAGGCCCATTTTCCAGGATCAGAGGGAGATGCAGGATTGCTGATGATGTAGAAATCGGCAACTTCGTTGAGCTGGCAAGATCTAATGTCGGCAGATCGGCTAAAATAAAACACCATTGTTACATTGGAGACTGCATTATTAAAAACAACGTCAACATCGGAGCGGGGACGGTCACCGCTAATTATAACGGCAAAGAAAAAAGCCAAACGATTATCGGCCAGGGTGCGTTTATTGGTTCCGGGACCGTATTGGTTGCGCCGGTTAAGGTAGGTAAAGGCGCCGTGACCGGTGCAGGAAGCGTGGTAACCGCAGGCAGAAATGTCCCGGCGCATACAGTGGTGGCAGGCGTCCCGGCGAAAATACTAAAAAAGAAACAGTCTTAAACTGTTAAATGGTCAAATTGTTATACTGTTATACTGTTAACCATTTAGTAATCAGACTGTGTCGTAATTCATTTTATTGTATACTGATACACAATATATTGTAGTTGCCCAATTTATTGGGCGCTCTATGCTGTGCCTGATAAATCAGGCAACTACATTACGACACAGTCTGACTGTTAAATTGTCAAACCGTTATAGCCATTTAGCAATTTATCAGTTTAGCAATTTAACAATTTAAATAAGGAGGGCAATTATGAGGGATAAATTGACTGTGTTCAGCGGGAATGCCAGCAAAGACCTGGCAGAAGGCATAGCTAA
Above is a window of Candidatus Omnitrophota bacterium DNA encoding:
- a CDS encoding SpoVG family protein yields the protein MEITEVRVSLREGENKKLKAFATVTFDNCFVVRDIKVIEGNKGLFVAMPSKKQKDACPKCGYKNVIRSKFCNQCAAGLENFSKPPFADANERQTEHRDIAHPITLEFRETIQKKVIDAYQAKKSNLSQPFSSTDSQDKNPNGS
- the ispE gene encoding 4-(cytidine 5'-diphospho)-2-C-methyl-D-erythritol kinase, encoding MDRLILDSPAKINLYLRVLNKREDGYHQVETLIQAVDLCDRLTLTKSAGNISVSSDSPDLPLARDNLAYKAADLLVKELAINKGVRIFIEKKIPVAAGLGGGSSDAASVLLGLNQLWDLKLDSEVLMEFGRKLGTDVPFFISRHQTALAFGRGDRIFPSVTDKIKWYCLIMPPGKLSTKKIYGKLDFLRKRDANLTFKSGDVKMLIPHNDLAQAVIEELPVVGEIIDLMGSMGFKAMVSGSGPAVYVLASDRKEAIKTAQQIAAQNRWTTYVIQTYNRRKQSGNNRG
- a CDS encoding NTP transferase domain-containing protein, giving the protein MKNTIAVILAAGKGTRMKSRWPKVLHGLCGQPIIDYSLDTLKSLGIKKVIVVAGHQYDLIAGYLKGRAVLVKQKQLLGTADALLRVQDKITGFKGNLLVLCADAPLITPGIIKKLIGKFKISQADCVLLTTILKKCGGYGRVVRNDKGCIMKIVEHKDATPPERRKHEINSGLYLFNSKHVFRLLKKITPRNKKGEYYLTDIISLFVSQGLKVKSVISPKPTEVLGINSKSELARAEQVLRRRILDQLMNKGVTVLDPKTTYIGSRVKMGRDGIIYPCTFIEGEITIGRDCRIGPFSRIRGRCRIADDVEIGNFVELARSNVGRSAKIKHHCYIGDCIIKNNVNIGAGTVTANYNGKEKSQTIIGQGAFIGSGTVLVAPVKVGKGAVTGAGSVVTAGRNVPAHTVVAGVPAKILKKKQS
- a CDS encoding transketolase, translating into MSYPDKQIKELEQKARKIRRMIIQMITRAGSGHPGGSLSSTDLITCLYFAELRHKPETPKWPDRDRFHMSKGHCCPLWYAVLAESGYFKVDELRNLRKLGSILQGHPDWRTPGVNVASGSLGQGLSVTLGMSLAGKLDKRDYRVYCLLGDGEIQEGQIWEAAMAASHYKCGNLCAILDYNGYQIDGKISEIMNLEPLAGKWQAFGWNTIEINGHDISQILQAFGQAKDMKSKPSIIIARTIKGKGVSFMENVVDFHGRAPTAEEGEKALKELA
- a CDS encoding transketolase family protein codes for the protein MSEKMMARDVYGETLVELGRKNKDIVVLDADLSGSTRTVKFGKAFPERFFNIGVAEQNLIGVAGGLASCNKTVFASTFAIFASGRAWDQVRNTIVYNKLNVKIVASHAGITVGPDGASHQAVEDIALFRVLPEMVIMVPCDGPQTRDIIRLAAGYKGPVYVRMGRAKIPTIENKPKFEMGKAQILRQGRDVSIIACGIMVKNALDAAGILAQENKQARVVNMHTIKPIDRQAIIDCAKQTKGIVVCEEHMINGGLAGAVSEVSSESAPVPIQRIGIKNRFGQSGSPDELLKKYNLTAGDIVEACRKLMQ